CCAATATTACAGCTTATCAGCCGAGGACGTTCGTGAAGTCCTCCACAGTGGATTACGCCCCGTTACGGGAGCCATACATCCCCGGGTCTCATTTCTTAGTATAACCCGGATGGTTCCATAGGATTTTGCTCAGTTTCATTTATAACTTAGCAGCCGGTCTTTAAAAACCGGTGAGGTGCATGATCATGAAGAGTTACATGGAAGTCCCCGAGGAGGCTGTGGAGGGGATGGGAGTTAGGGATGTGCGCGTGAGATGGCTTATAGGAGATGATTTAGGAATAAATTTTGCGATCCGCCGCTATGAGATCGAGGGGCGGATACCGGTCCACATCCATTCACATGAACATGGAATATACGTTCTGTCGGGCTCAGGAAAGGTTTGGGGAGGGTGTGGCTCAACGGATTTAAAACCGGGCCATTTCCTGTTCGTAGCTCCAAATGAGCCTCATGGATTCGAAATACGGGTGGGGAACCCCTAGTCATATTATGCATCGTCCCCATCAAGCGTGGGATTACCGAGATGCTTGAATATGGGAGGAATAAGAGTTCTCAAGCATTGTTTATTAAATTGTTTATTGATGAAGCTTCCCTAGGAGCGGTGTTTCGTTGAAACGTAGACCAGGTTTAGTGGCTCTCCTCACATTTATAGGGGTTTTAGCTCTTATAACTTTCTTGGACGGTTTGTTCATAGGCTTCCAAATGGGTTTTAGGAGTTTATCCCTGGAGGAGGCTGCGGTTGAGGCAGGTAAGTCCATGCTCATCCTTAACGAAATCGTACTCCTGATAACGGCTTTAGCCTTCATCAGAAGCGTTTTGAAGGCTGGGGTAGGTGAAGTGGGTTTCTCCATTAAGGGATTTAACGCGTCTGATCTCAGGCTAGGCTTGTTTGTAGGGGTGGGGGGATGGATCGCCTCAGGCGTGGCTACTGCCATCATATTAAGGTTCTTCCCAGTGGAGGTCCCCGAATGGTATAAGAGGCTGTTCACCGCGGCAAGTTTAAGCGACCTCGCAGTCTTCCTACTCTTAACCTGGGTTTTGATAGGTCCATGCGAGGAGCTTTTCTTCAGGGGGGCTCTACAAAACGCCTTAACCAGGTCGGGCGGAGCTGCCGCAGGGATACTGACGGCCGGACTTTTCTTCGGGCTGGCACACTTCGATGCGACGCTGTGGGTTAGGAGCGTGGGAGCGTTCATCGTAGGCGTAATATACGGAGTGGTCTACCATAGAAGGCGAAGCCTGATCCCGTGCATGGTCGCCCACTCGATGAACGATACTATAAGCTTCGCATTAGCCTTTTACATCCATTAAACTATAAACCACAGGTAGTTAAATCACTCATCAATATATAGAGTTGGAGGGATGCTGGAGCCTTGACCGGTTATGGGTACTGCGGTAGAATTCTCAGGGTGGACCTTTCAACGGGAAGGATAGGCGTGGAGGAGCCCCCGGAAGCCTTTTACCGTAGATATTTTGGGGGTGAGGCCGTCATAGGCTACTACCTTTTAAGGGAGTTAAAACCGGGGGTGGATCCCCTAGGCCCTGACAACCTGCTCATATTCGCTACCGGGGTTTTAACGGGCCATCCGTTCAGCGGTTCAGGCCGCAACAGCGTGGGAGGTAAATCCCCGCTGACTGGAGGGTTCGGCTGCTCGGAAGTTGGGGGATATTGGGGTTCAATGGTGAAGATGGCTGGTTACGACGCAGTCGTAGTATCCGGGAGATCGGAGAGACCTTGCTATTTATGGATCGGAGATGAGGATGTCGAGATCAGGGATGGAGAGCATATATGGAATAGGACTACGGGCGAAGTCGAGGATGCCCTTAAAAATGAGCTGGGCAGGGGCATTCATGTGGCTCAGATAGGACCTGCAGGGGAGAGGATGATCAGATATGCATGTGTGATCAACGACCTCTCCCATGCGGCTGGGAGGACGGGCATGGGGGCGGTTATGGGCTCAAAGAGGTTGAAGGCTATAGCCGTGAAGGGGAGTCGCCCACCCGAGATGGCCCATCCCGAAATAGTGAGGGAAAAGGCTAGATGGCTCGCCGAGAACCTGGATGTGGAGATACCCACTGGCAGGACTGTGAGGTCGCTTCGCGAAACCGGCACAGGGGGAGGCCTCCTAAGCCTCAACGCCTCAGGGGGCTTGCCTACCAGGAATTTCAGGGAGGGATCCTTTGAGCACGCCGAGGAGATCTCCGGGGAGAGGATGGCTGAAACCATCCTGGCCGGTAGGCACACCTGTTTCGGATGCATCATAAGATGTAAAAGGACTGTTAAGGTTGAGGAGCCGTTCAGGGTGGATCCAAGGTACGGCGGACCTGAATATGAGACCCTGGCCTCCTTCGGATCCAACTGTGGAGTATGGGATTTGAAGGCCATAGCGAAGGCCAATGAGATATGCAACGCCTATGGATTGGACACCATCTCCGCGGGGGTCTCCATATCCTTCGCCATGGAATGCTATGAGGAAGGCTTAATCACTGACGATGACACGGGCGGCATACCCCTCAGGTTCGGCGACTCTAAAGCTCTACTGGCAATTTTAAACCAGATAGTGAATAGAGAGGGTTTTGGGCGGCTCCTAGGCGAAGGGGTTAAGAGGGCCTCGGAGAAATTAGGGAGGGGATCAGAGAAGATGGCCATGCATGTTAAAGGACTTGAATTGCCCATGCATGAGCCCAGACTTAAAAAGGGCCTCGGGATAGGATACGCCATCTCACCCACAGGCGCCGACCATTGCCATAACATGCACGACACCTTGTATAGGGGCTGGACGAGGAACATGGCTGAGATCCGATCCTTAGGTGTACTAGAGCCCATCCCCGCTAATGCCCTGAATCCTGAGAAGATAAGGCTCCTAGTCTACGGGTCCAATTGGAGGCACTTCACGAATTGCGGGGTGATCTGCTACTTCACCCCATGGTACTATTCCGAGACCCCAAGCCTGGTGAACGCTGTAACCGGCTGGAACACCACCACTTGGGAGCTCATGAAGATAGGGGAGAGGGCAGCGACCATGGCCAGGATCTTCAACTTAAGGGAGGGTTTCACCTCGGATGCAGATACCCTGCCTGAAAGATTTTCTCAGCCTTTTGTTTCAGGTCCAACGGCCGGAGAGAAGATAACCAGGGAGGATGTTGAACGCTGCAAGAAGATGTATTACGGAATGATGGGATGGGATGAGAACGGTGTCCCAACTGCTGAGAAGCTCTACGAGCTGGACATAGGATGGGCCGCCAGCCAGCTCCCAGAACATTAGAAAACAATTTATAAATGTGCATGCCCCGATCCAGTAGGGGAGCCCGATTATAGGGGAGTGGGGTTAGACGAAGGATTCCAAGGCTTGACGAGGTGGTTGAATGGCTGCCTGCGATAAATGTGGTTTTAGGCTGCCTAGTAAGGCTAACTACTGCCCGAATTGCGGATCTCCCACAAGAAGGGGAATATTCGAAGAGATAGAAGCTGAATCCGACCAGCTTGTGAGGAAGGTTAAGGAGCTCCTCCACGAAGGCAACGTACGAAGGATCATAGTTAGAAACGAGAAGGGGGAGGTCCTCCTGGAGATACCTGCAACTGTGGGCCTCGTGGGGGCGATCCTAGCGCCTTGGCTCGCAGCCTTAGGTGCCATAGCCGCCATAGCTACGAGGTGTAAGATCACCGTAGAGAGGAGGCAAGAGGCATCCACCGGAAGAGGTTAGGTCGTGCCATTCCCGCAGTTCTGGCCTGGAAGCATATAAATATCGGGTACCCAGCCCTAAAATAACCCCTTAGCGATGTAAGGGTTATTTTAAACGATGTAACGTTTAAACGATGTAGGGCGTTTAAAGGGGATACGTGGGGAATCCCAGCTCCGTTTTTGAGGTGTTGCAGTTTCCTTCATGGATCCCTTAAGTTCGGATGGCTTCGGAGCTCCACGCTCAGCCGATGATGCTCCCACTTGGATTAAGAAGGATTTGCGTGGAGGAAGTAGGGGAGTATTAGAATCCTTTATAAACCTCCTAGAAAACTAAGTCGTAGGTGTAACGTTGGTTGAGCAAGGCGGTTGTCGACCTTAAAGTGTTCGGTAAGTGGCCCCTCGAAGGAGTGGAGGTTAAAGACCCGGGGTTAGCTGCCTACATCTCCCTGAGGCCGGCCCTCATGCCTCATTCAGGGGGTAGACATGAGCATCAAAGATTCAAGAAATCGACCATAAATATAGTGGAAAGGCTGGTCAACAACATGATGAGACATGGAAGATGCGGTGGGAAGAAGGTTAAAGCGATCAATATTGTGAGGAACGCCTTTGAAATAATACAGTTGAAGACTGGTGTAAACCCTGTGCAGATACTTATAAGGGCTTTGGAGAACTCTGCCCTATGCGAGGAGGTCACGAGAATAGTTTACGGGGGGGTTGCATATCCCGTATCGGTGGATGTCTCGCCCCAGAGAAGGATAGATTTAGCCCTTAGGTTCTTATGTGAGGGGGCTAGACAGGCCGCTTTAAACAACCCGAAGACCATAGATGAATGCCTAGCTGAGGAGATAATTCTGGCTTCGGAGAGGGACTCAAGGAGCTTCGCCATAAAGAAGAGGGATGAGATAGAGAGGATAGCCCTTTCCTCGAGGTAAAGTCCATATAGACGTGAATCAGGGGGGCGCCGGTTCTGGGAGGTCCTTTATGGGAATCCTCAGGGCGGCATGAAATGCTCGATTCATTCATCTTACATCCTGAGAAGTGGCACACC
This region of Candidatus Bathyarchaeota archaeon genomic DNA includes:
- a CDS encoding cupin domain-containing protein: MKSYMEVPEEAVEGMGVRDVRVRWLIGDDLGINFAIRRYEIEGRIPVHIHSHEHGIYVLSGSGKVWGGCGSTDLKPGHFLFVAPNEPHGFEIRVGNP
- a CDS encoding 30S ribosomal protein S7; protein product: MSKAVVDLKVFGKWPLEGVEVKDPGLAAYISLRPALMPHSGGRHEHQRFKKSTINIVERLVNNMMRHGRCGGKKVKAINIVRNAFEIIQLKTGVNPVQILIRALENSALCEEVTRIVYGGVAYPVSVDVSPQRRIDLALRFLCEGARQAALNNPKTIDECLAEEIILASERDSRSFAIKKRDEIERIALSSR
- a CDS encoding aldehyde ferredoxin oxidoreductase family protein, producing the protein MTGYGYCGRILRVDLSTGRIGVEEPPEAFYRRYFGGEAVIGYYLLRELKPGVDPLGPDNLLIFATGVLTGHPFSGSGRNSVGGKSPLTGGFGCSEVGGYWGSMVKMAGYDAVVVSGRSERPCYLWIGDEDVEIRDGEHIWNRTTGEVEDALKNELGRGIHVAQIGPAGERMIRYACVINDLSHAAGRTGMGAVMGSKRLKAIAVKGSRPPEMAHPEIVREKARWLAENLDVEIPTGRTVRSLRETGTGGGLLSLNASGGLPTRNFREGSFEHAEEISGERMAETILAGRHTCFGCIIRCKRTVKVEEPFRVDPRYGGPEYETLASFGSNCGVWDLKAIAKANEICNAYGLDTISAGVSISFAMECYEEGLITDDDTGGIPLRFGDSKALLAILNQIVNREGFGRLLGEGVKRASEKLGRGSEKMAMHVKGLELPMHEPRLKKGLGIGYAISPTGADHCHNMHDTLYRGWTRNMAEIRSLGVLEPIPANALNPEKIRLLVYGSNWRHFTNCGVICYFTPWYYSETPSLVNAVTGWNTTTWELMKIGERAATMARIFNLREGFTSDADTLPERFSQPFVSGPTAGEKITREDVERCKKMYYGMMGWDENGVPTAEKLYELDIGWAASQLPEH
- a CDS encoding DUF4342 domain-containing protein; translation: MAACDKCGFRLPSKANYCPNCGSPTRRGIFEEIEAESDQLVRKVKELLHEGNVRRIIVRNEKGEVLLEIPATVGLVGAILAPWLAALGAIAAIATRCKITVERRQEASTGRG
- a CDS encoding CPBP family intramembrane metalloprotease, with amino-acid sequence MKRRPGLVALLTFIGVLALITFLDGLFIGFQMGFRSLSLEEAAVEAGKSMLILNEIVLLITALAFIRSVLKAGVGEVGFSIKGFNASDLRLGLFVGVGGWIASGVATAIILRFFPVEVPEWYKRLFTAASLSDLAVFLLLTWVLIGPCEELFFRGALQNALTRSGGAAAGILTAGLFFGLAHFDATLWVRSVGAFIVGVIYGVVYHRRRSLIPCMVAHSMNDTISFALAFYIH